From Pelotomaculum schinkii, the proteins below share one genomic window:
- a CDS encoding Ig-like domain-containing protein, producing the protein MKLRGLEFRPRPWKTVAGVMLLAALLSPLWIAGPAVASTGCGTGVTGVAADTLTIKVGYFGGPYYTKKVYTLSDLDALPQVRQAYTFIDSLPAVCVDAATGVKLTDLLEDARIDVNSVQKFYFFSTDVKKGWYQCLDKSFLLDIPRFYYPNLPSGWDYETASSTPEAVYGAVRVEPIIAYKDNWQRFDAAPDFSAYDTSTRFRLLFGQSDPGEHTAPQSVKWVHAIEVMLGGMPPAGVTLDRNMVELKVGSTVRLTANVAPDEATDKSVHWSSSDTRVATVDNKGLVTVVGPGTAVITVSTVVGNMTATCVVNGPDQDAGAQGVAPTDAGSHRDGAQRTPAGPPAPAQRYLAEKDKSVAGSTTTSVSSGQAGYQPWRVFEMSADAVPLQQQKEQNRMDIFAAALFGSLFLFGLGRRYMEYTREVAM; encoded by the coding sequence ATGAAGTTGAGAGGGCTGGAATTCAGACCCAGGCCGTGGAAAACCGTCGCCGGCGTAATGCTGCTGGCCGCGCTGCTCAGCCCGTTGTGGATTGCCGGGCCGGCCGTGGCGAGCACCGGCTGCGGCACCGGCGTTACAGGTGTGGCGGCCGACACGCTGACGATTAAGGTCGGCTATTTCGGCGGGCCCTATTACACGAAGAAGGTCTACACGCTCAGCGACCTGGACGCATTGCCGCAGGTCAGGCAGGCCTATACCTTCATCGACAGCCTGCCGGCGGTGTGCGTGGACGCGGCCACAGGGGTCAAGTTGACCGATTTGCTGGAAGACGCCCGCATCGACGTAAACTCCGTGCAGAAATTTTATTTTTTCTCAACCGATGTCAAAAAGGGATGGTACCAATGTTTAGACAAGTCTTTCCTGCTGGACATCCCCCGTTTCTATTATCCGAATCTGCCTTCAGGCTGGGATTATGAGACCGCCTCGTCCACACCCGAGGCGGTATACGGGGCGGTCCGGGTGGAGCCGATCATAGCGTACAAGGACAACTGGCAGCGGTTTGACGCTGCCCCGGATTTCAGCGCTTACGACACCTCGACCAGGTTCAGGCTGCTGTTTGGCCAGAGCGACCCCGGTGAGCATACCGCTCCCCAGTCTGTCAAATGGGTGCACGCGATAGAGGTAATGCTGGGCGGCATGCCGCCGGCCGGGGTCACCCTCGACCGGAACATGGTTGAACTGAAGGTCGGCAGCACGGTCCGGCTGACGGCGAACGTAGCTCCGGATGAAGCAACAGACAAGAGCGTGCACTGGAGTTCCAGCGACACCAGGGTGGCCACGGTGGATAACAAAGGACTGGTGACGGTTGTCGGCCCGGGTACGGCCGTTATCACCGTGAGCACTGTGGTCGGCAACATGACGGCCACCTGCGTCGTGAACGGTCCGGACCAGGACGCCGGTGCGCAGGGTGTCGCACCCACCGACGCCGGTTCTCACCGGGATGGGGCGCAGAGGACTCCTGCCGGGCCGCCGGCGCCTGCTCAGCGCTACCTGGCGGAAAAGGATAAGTCCGTCGCCGGTTCCACAACCACCAGTGTCTCCTCAGGGCAGGCGGGCTACCAACCCTGGCGCGTATTCGAGATGTCGGCCGATGCCGTGCCCCTGCAGCAGCAGAAGGAGCAGAACAGGATGGATATTTTTGCCGCAGCATTATTTGGAAGCTTATTTCTGTTCGGGTTGGGGAGAAGATATATGGAATATACGAGAGAGGTAGCAATGTGA
- a CDS encoding S-layer homology domain-containing protein — protein MINSRSFKLHKILAAVVGLSMVAGLLVMAVPRGACAAEPAALTVTGDGVEKEVTFTMADLQALPQKTYTYSGYNHWPALKVFQDMTGPSLQSILDVAGLKDNATLLRLKPAGGRFVHADFTREQLLEEPRYYFPEGENPGDLADWPPIRGEKGKTLVETIIALNDSQGRICFGQRAPNEPTGGDCVMIQEMCNGGVIEVLTAPLDQWEAPTADIPSGTVAPGTKVTLKKPDEAADNVMVYYTLDGSEPAYGSYIFNISYPSFRPELNKPVPVNGNLTIKAKTIGFGKLDSETATFQYNIENPENEAEGETAGTAMPALARDFADIAGHWARDEIKALAEKGIIDGVTATEFKPEEKITRAQFAKLLTAALNIKAEQNTGISFQDVPAGAWYHDYVAAAVQAGLIMGYSDDIFAPDDNITREQMAVIISRALKMKSTADLSHSVTEQVINKFKDKGDISPWAGNEIYLAVSCGIVSGLSEDTFAPQVTATRAETAAMILRLMRWSEEQ, from the coding sequence ATGATAAACAGCAGGAGTTTTAAACTTCATAAAATTCTGGCTGCTGTGGTGGGGCTGAGCATGGTCGCCGGGTTGCTGGTCATGGCCGTGCCGCGGGGGGCGTGCGCGGCTGAGCCGGCGGCGCTGACGGTGACAGGCGACGGGGTTGAGAAAGAAGTGACCTTTACCATGGCCGATTTACAGGCGCTGCCGCAAAAAACTTACACTTATTCCGGGTACAACCACTGGCCGGCGCTGAAAGTTTTTCAAGATATGACCGGACCGTCGCTGCAAAGCATTTTAGACGTGGCCGGCTTAAAAGATAACGCTACTTTGCTCAGGTTAAAACCAGCCGGCGGCAGGTTTGTGCACGCTGATTTCACCAGGGAACAGTTGCTGGAAGAACCCCGGTATTATTTCCCCGAGGGTGAAAATCCCGGCGATCTGGCGGATTGGCCGCCCATTCGCGGCGAGAAGGGAAAAACACTGGTTGAAACGATAATTGCTCTGAACGATTCCCAGGGCCGGATATGTTTTGGCCAGCGTGCGCCGAATGAACCCACCGGCGGCGATTGTGTGATGATTCAGGAAATGTGCAACGGGGGAGTCATTGAAGTGTTGACGGCGCCCCTGGATCAGTGGGAGGCGCCCACCGCCGATATCCCGTCCGGCACGGTTGCCCCGGGTACGAAAGTAACTCTGAAGAAACCGGATGAGGCCGCGGATAATGTCATGGTGTACTACACCCTTGACGGGAGTGAACCTGCTTATGGAAGTTACATATTTAATATCAGTTACCCCAGCTTCCGTCCGGAACTGAACAAGCCGGTGCCGGTCAACGGCAATTTGACAATCAAGGCAAAAACCATTGGTTTCGGCAAATTAGACAGTGAGACGGCAACTTTTCAATATAACATAGAGAACCCTGAAAACGAAGCAGAAGGCGAAACGGCAGGAACGGCAATGCCTGCTCTAGCTAGGGATTTTGCGGACATAGCAGGGCACTGGGCCAGGGACGAAATTAAAGCTTTAGCGGAAAAAGGAATAATCGACGGGGTGACCGCCACGGAATTCAAACCGGAAGAAAAAATCACCCGCGCCCAATTTGCCAAGCTGCTGACTGCGGCTTTAAATATCAAGGCTGAGCAGAATACGGGTATTTCTTTTCAAGATGTGCCCGCCGGGGCTTGGTATCACGATTACGTGGCGGCGGCAGTTCAGGCGGGGTTAATCATGGGCTATAGCGACGACATATTTGCTCCTGATGACAACATCACCCGGGAACAAATGGCAGTGATTATTTCCCGGGCTCTGAAAATGAAGTCGACGGCGGATCTGTCGCATAGTGTAACTGAGCAGGTAATCAACAAGTTCAAAGATAAAGGGGATATATCGCCGTGGGCGGGAAATGAAATATACCTGGCGGTGTCTTGCGGCATAGTAAGCGGCTTGAGCGAAGACACCTTCGCCCCGCAAGTGACTGCCACCCGGGCGGAAACGGCGGCCATGATTTTGCGCTTGATGCGCTGGAGTGAAGAGCAATGA
- a CDS encoding molybdopterin-dependent oxidoreductase yields the protein MTENNVDESKDRAINSKRWPALGIGLLVLIIAVCLFVSRGKSGPQEGTVVIKAGAATLGSFTVADLRKLPAVEKKVVVQSNCSNNCGNNSGNNSGNSGENSSEHEFTGTPLLGVLNSIDPGLTQKHKKIITRGVDYYSQVLEMSEVLQPDNVYIVYADNGKSLQTKAGGEGSLQVIVCNDISGQRFTKWLVSLELQ from the coding sequence ATGACTGAAAACAATGTTGATGAAAGTAAAGATAGAGCTATTAACTCCAAAAGGTGGCCGGCTTTGGGGATTGGGCTGCTGGTCCTGATTATTGCCGTCTGCTTGTTTGTAAGCCGCGGTAAAAGCGGCCCGCAAGAAGGAACGGTCGTAATTAAAGCCGGTGCCGCCACATTAGGCAGCTTTACCGTCGCCGACCTCCGGAAATTGCCGGCCGTTGAGAAGAAAGTGGTGGTTCAATCCAATTGCAGCAATAATTGCGGCAACAATAGCGGCAATAATAGCGGAAATAGCGGTGAAAACAGTAGTGAGCACGAATTCACCGGCACACCGCTCCTGGGTGTGTTGAACAGTATTGATCCCGGACTGACCCAAAAGCACAAAAAAATCATTACCAGGGGTGTCGACTACTACAGCCAGGTGCTGGAAATGTCTGAAGTCCTCCAACCGGACAATGTGTATATTGTCTATGCCGATAATGGCAAATCATTGCAAACCAAGGCGGGCGGGGAGGGGAGCCTGCAAGTCATTGTTTGCAACGACATATCCGGGCAGCGCTTTACCAAATGGCTCGTGAGCCTGGAGCTGCAGTAA
- a CDS encoding S-layer homology domain-containing protein, with translation MKTLRIGKYLLCVLTVLSMLLLSGAGYADDGDVKVNLASHSSHHVYGPGDRVEMEGTAQNLTEVSITVQDEQGGLVYSCQPQVENGVFAAGFTLSPAAAEGKYTIIVGGAGQPELKRYKFSVASADGSGGQTTAGAILTINGDGVEKEISFTRAELEAMSQEREIFSVVSDWPSNLFVAAEGVLLRTLLEKAEMKPEAQMITFRGSDGYRIDFTVDELLNERRYYFPNLMKSSAVGKKAVQPVIALQRVEDDDDFAKMSDRDTPVLCFGQRALTEQILCEYVKRLKTITVTTDSPARWEQPSAKIIDPDTRQEVAAPGGKIKKGSEIILDGDPKVKIYYTTDGGTPGLESKIYNVSFHVPTLNKPIAVEKDTIIKAKTVGWGKRDSEVVTFTFTVDDSPSGQSAAEQAVEDRPAGQEAAVAEKGLAFSDIQDSWAREDIEFMAARKLIYGKSETTYEPGSDITRAEFAALLVRALGLPEGVLQEGQFQDVAGTAWYAGSVAAATYEGILTGYDGGFFKPDAFITREEMAAMIARAARAAGKEDALSGGELERQLAQFKDRQLISPWAEEDVALAVRAGIIKGLPGGDFSPQTNADRAQSAAILKRFLNYINSPAAQ, from the coding sequence ATGAAAACGCTCCGGATTGGTAAGTATTTACTATGTGTTTTGACGGTTCTGTCCATGTTGCTGCTGTCCGGCGCCGGTTACGCGGATGACGGGGATGTCAAGGTGAATCTCGCTTCGCACAGCTCCCACCACGTGTACGGGCCGGGCGACAGGGTTGAAATGGAGGGAACGGCGCAAAATCTAACCGAAGTTTCCATAACTGTCCAGGATGAACAGGGCGGGTTGGTATATAGCTGTCAACCCCAAGTGGAAAACGGTGTTTTTGCAGCCGGCTTCACGCTGTCTCCGGCGGCGGCCGAAGGCAAATACACCATTATCGTCGGCGGCGCGGGCCAGCCGGAATTAAAAAGATATAAATTTTCAGTAGCTTCAGCGGATGGCTCCGGCGGCCAGACGACGGCGGGAGCTATTCTTACCATTAACGGCGACGGGGTGGAAAAGGAAATTTCTTTTACCCGCGCCGAACTGGAGGCAATGAGCCAGGAAAGAGAGATATTTTCAGTGGTCAGTGACTGGCCCAGCAATCTATTTGTGGCTGCGGAGGGTGTTCTGTTGCGGACCCTGCTGGAAAAGGCTGAAATGAAACCGGAAGCCCAAATGATTACTTTCCGGGGCAGCGATGGTTACCGTATCGACTTCACCGTGGATGAACTGTTGAATGAGAGACGCTACTATTTCCCCAATTTGATGAAATCGTCAGCCGTCGGCAAAAAAGCGGTGCAGCCGGTGATTGCCCTGCAGCGGGTGGAGGATGACGACGATTTTGCGAAGATGAGCGACCGTGACACGCCGGTGTTGTGTTTCGGCCAGCGGGCGCTGACGGAACAAATTCTTTGCGAGTATGTTAAAAGGTTAAAGACCATTACCGTTACGACGGATTCCCCGGCGCGGTGGGAACAGCCCTCGGCAAAAATTATCGACCCTGATACCCGGCAAGAAGTCGCGGCGCCGGGCGGCAAGATTAAAAAAGGTTCGGAAATCATTCTGGATGGCGACCCGAAAGTAAAAATTTATTATACCACCGACGGCGGCACACCGGGCCTGGAAAGCAAGATCTACAATGTCAGCTTCCACGTCCCGACATTAAACAAGCCGATTGCCGTGGAGAAGGACACCATTATTAAAGCTAAAACCGTCGGATGGGGCAAACGGGACAGCGAGGTGGTCACCTTCACGTTCACAGTGGACGATTCGCCGTCTGGTCAGTCAGCTGCTGAACAGGCTGTTGAGGATAGACCTGCCGGGCAAGAAGCTGCAGTCGCTGAAAAAGGTCTGGCCTTTTCCGATATCCAGGACAGTTGGGCCAGAGAGGATATTGAATTTATGGCTGCCAGGAAGCTAATCTACGGCAAAAGCGAGACTACTTATGAACCCGGCAGCGACATCACCCGGGCTGAATTTGCCGCCCTTTTGGTGAGAGCTCTGGGCTTGCCGGAGGGTGTTTTGCAGGAAGGGCAGTTTCAAGACGTCGCCGGTACGGCATGGTATGCCGGCAGTGTGGCCGCCGCCACATATGAAGGGATCCTCACGGGCTATGACGGCGGTTTCTTTAAGCCGGATGCTTTCATCACCCGGGAGGAAATGGCGGCCATGATCGCCCGGGCGGCGCGTGCCGCCGGGAAAGAGGATGCTTTATCCGGCGGCGAGCTGGAACGGCAGCTGGCTCAGTTTAAGGACCGGCAATTAATTTCACCCTGGGCGGAGGAAGATGTGGCCCTGGCCGTCCGGGCCGGGATCATCAAGGGCCTGCCCGGCGGGGACTTTTCACCGCAGACAAACGCCGACCGGGCCCAAAGCGCGGCGATCCTGAAACGATTCTTGAATTATATCAATTCCCCTGCCGCTCAGTAA
- a CDS encoding S-layer homology domain-containing protein, translating to MINIRGFRLNKLLAIVVVGLSMVAGLLVVVAPQGAGAAEPVALTVTGDGVEKTVQFTLAELQALPQKTYTYSGYNHWPSLQIFKDMKGPTLKTILDAAGLKDNATMIRCKLSDDVYSEFTKAQLLDEPRYYFPDGEDEDNLGKWPPTRSERGKVPVETMLALNESNGKIIYGQCALNEPTCCKNQMLGGLCEGGTIEVFTAPPAQWEAPSADPAPGHVATGTKVTLQHRDGTPYHAIVYYTLDGSGPAYGSDIFNISYPTFQPELNKPIPINGSMVIKTKTIGMGKLDSEVVTYQYNTGLPAQSGAVEENTAGKPADADKAGANKLDNAAEDKAAAAPAGDFADIDGHWARDDIKALVAGGVIDGTGAAFNPEEKTTRAQFAQWLVRALRIEVKPGVALSFSDVPAGAWYHDDVAAAVKAGLLMGVDDNTFAPDESITREQIAVIITRALKMKITEDLSHSITDQGIDKFTDKEDISPWARQDIALAVSCGIISGMGDGTFAPQATATRAEAAVMVLRLYKQVQ from the coding sequence ATGATAAACATCAGGGGTTTTAGACTTAATAAACTGCTGGCAATTGTTGTAGTGGGGTTAAGCATGGTTGCCGGGTTGCTGGTCGTCGTTGCGCCGCAAGGTGCGGGCGCGGCTGAGCCGGTGGCGTTGACGGTGACGGGCGACGGGGTTGAAAAAACGGTGCAATTCACCCTGGCCGAATTGCAGGCGCTGCCGCAAAAAACGTACACCTACTCCGGATACAACCACTGGCCTTCCCTGCAAATATTTAAGGATATGAAAGGTCCGACGTTGAAAACCATTTTAGACGCGGCGGGATTAAAGGACAACGCCACCATGATCAGGTGCAAATTGTCTGACGACGTGTATAGTGAGTTTACCAAGGCACAGTTGCTGGACGAACCCAGGTATTATTTCCCCGATGGTGAAGACGAGGATAATCTGGGGAAATGGCCGCCCACCCGCAGTGAAAGAGGGAAAGTGCCAGTGGAGACGATGCTCGCCCTGAACGAGTCCAACGGAAAAATAATCTATGGACAGTGCGCGCTGAACGAGCCGACTTGCTGCAAGAACCAGATGCTCGGAGGGCTTTGCGAGGGAGGGACGATTGAAGTATTTACAGCGCCCCCGGCGCAGTGGGAGGCGCCGTCCGCCGACCCCGCGCCCGGCCATGTCGCCACGGGCACGAAAGTAACCCTGCAGCACAGGGACGGGACGCCTTATCACGCCATCGTGTATTACACCCTGGACGGGAGCGGGCCCGCGTATGGAAGCGACATATTCAATATCAGCTACCCCACCTTCCAGCCGGAATTGAACAAGCCCATACCAATTAACGGCAGTATGGTGATTAAAACTAAAACAATAGGCATGGGCAAGCTGGACAGCGAGGTGGTGACTTATCAGTACAATACGGGGTTACCGGCCCAATCCGGCGCGGTTGAAGAAAATACCGCGGGCAAGCCGGCGGACGCGGACAAAGCGGGCGCAAATAAATTAGATAACGCTGCGGAGGACAAGGCGGCGGCCGCCCCTGCCGGAGATTTTGCAGACATTGACGGGCACTGGGCCAGGGACGATATCAAAGCTTTGGTGGCAGGAGGCGTGATCGACGGGACCGGCGCGGCATTCAATCCGGAAGAAAAAACAACGCGCGCCCAGTTTGCCCAGTGGCTGGTCAGGGCTTTGCGCATCGAGGTTAAGCCGGGTGTGGCCCTTTCCTTCAGCGATGTGCCCGCGGGTGCGTGGTATCACGACGATGTGGCGGCGGCGGTTAAGGCAGGGTTGCTCATGGGTGTTGACGATAATACTTTTGCTCCGGATGAAAGCATAACCAGGGAGCAAATAGCCGTGATCATTACCCGGGCCTTAAAAATGAAAATAACTGAAGATTTATCCCATAGTATCACTGACCAGGGAATTGACAAGTTCACTGATAAAGAGGATATATCACCGTGGGCCAGGCAGGATATTGCGCTGGCGGTATCGTGCGGCATAATCAGCGGCATGGGCGACGGCACCTTCGCTCCGCAGGCTACTGCCACCCGGGCCGAGGCCGCGGTCATGGTTCTGCGGCTGTATAAGCAAGTACAATGA
- a CDS encoding S-layer homology domain-containing protein translates to MSSLKSKILRALFPAVCAMAILLSHNLAQPVKAAEAAGDALSSQGGLKAAPALAADAAQNVIRKPVELTFADDAAWRGAVSGVSVDGAALEAGKYAIDAGKITIDKSVFRTSGDYAVVIKAGGYADARVTQKIGLLYITGDGVPREVVFTRAELAAMEQESAVFSATNDFPADLSVAAEGVPLRALLAKAGMKPEARMITFTGSDGYRAEFTRDELLETKRYIFPAGTEVEPVIALKKAERSTDFSQMSEQDTPVLCIGQRARTEQTLLSFVKILQTITVTTDAPGQWAGPTAQIIDPATRQKVATPGGVVKRGTKIALAGDPKTKIYYTTDGSAPDLDSKIYNAHGCGPLAGQDEPILVQTDTTVKAKAVWFGKRDSEVATFTFAVDGSQPGQSTAQQVAEDKPAGQEAPAAEKGLAFTDIQGNWAGEDIEFLAARKLIYGKSETIYEPGSDITRAEFAALLVRVLGLPEGVLQEGRFQDVNVADWYAGSVAAAADEKIITGYDGGFFKPDAQITREEMAAMIARAARAAGKEETLSVSGREQLLARFKDRQVISPWAEEDVALAVRAGIIKGLSGGDFSPQTYADRAQSAAILKRFLTYIDSNTM, encoded by the coding sequence TTGTCCAGCCTTAAAAGCAAGATATTGCGCGCACTGTTCCCGGCAGTATGCGCTATGGCGATATTGTTAAGCCATAACCTTGCGCAGCCGGTCAAGGCGGCGGAGGCCGCCGGCGACGCGCTGTCGTCCCAGGGCGGGCTGAAAGCGGCGCCCGCCCTGGCGGCGGACGCGGCGCAGAACGTGATCAGGAAGCCGGTGGAACTGACCTTCGCGGACGACGCGGCCTGGCGGGGGGCGGTCAGCGGGGTCAGCGTGGACGGCGCGGCGCTGGAGGCCGGGAAATACGCCATAGACGCCGGCAAGATCACCATCGATAAAAGTGTGTTCCGGACGTCCGGGGATTACGCCGTCGTTATCAAGGCCGGCGGCTATGCGGACGCTCGCGTGACGCAGAAGATCGGCCTGCTGTATATCACAGGAGACGGGGTGCCGCGGGAAGTTGTCTTTACCCGGGCCGAACTGGCGGCGATGGAGCAGGAAAGCGCGGTGTTTTCCGCGACAAACGATTTCCCCGCGGATTTATCGGTTGCCGCGGAGGGGGTGCCGCTGCGGGCCTTGCTGGCTAAGGCCGGAATGAAACCGGAAGCCCGGATGATAACTTTTACAGGCAGCGACGGGTACAGGGCCGAATTCACCAGAGATGAATTATTGGAAACAAAACGTTACATATTCCCCGCCGGGACAGAGGTGGAGCCGGTAATAGCCCTGAAAAAGGCGGAGCGGTCCACTGATTTCAGCCAGATGAGCGAACAGGATACGCCGGTATTATGTATTGGCCAGCGGGCGCGGACTGAGCAAACCCTCTTGAGTTTCGTCAAGATCCTGCAAACCATCACCGTAACCACTGATGCTCCGGGGCAGTGGGCCGGGCCAACGGCGCAAATCATCGATCCGGCCACCCGGCAAAAAGTGGCCACGCCGGGCGGCGTGGTAAAGCGCGGCACAAAAATCGCTCTGGCGGGCGACCCGAAAACAAAGATTTATTATACCACCGACGGCAGCGCGCCGGATCTTGACAGCAAAATCTACAACGCCCACGGTTGCGGACCGCTGGCGGGCCAGGACGAGCCGATCCTGGTGCAAACCGACACCACGGTCAAAGCTAAAGCTGTCTGGTTCGGCAAAAGGGACAGCGAGGTGGCTACCTTCACGTTCGCAGTGGACGGGTCGCAGCCTGGTCAGTCAACTGCTCAGCAGGTTGCTGAGGATAAACCTGCCGGGCAAGAAGCGCCGGCCGCTGAAAAAGGTCTGGCCTTTACCGACATCCAGGGCAACTGGGCCGGAGAGGATATTGAATTTCTGGCTGCCAGGAAGCTGATCTACGGCAAAAGCGAAACCATTTATGAACCCGGCAGCGACATTACCCGGGCTGAATTTGCCGCCCTTCTGGTGAGAGTTCTGGGCTTGCCGGAAGGAGTTTTGCAGGAAGGGCGGTTTCAGGATGTGAATGTTGCGGACTGGTACGCCGGCAGTGTGGCTGCCGCCGCGGATGAAAAGATCATCACGGGCTATGACGGCGGCTTCTTTAAGCCGGACGCTCAAATCACCCGGGAGGAGATGGCGGCCATGATCGCCCGGGCGGCGCGTGCCGCCGGGAAGGAGGAGACTTTGTCCGTCAGCGGGCGGGAACAACTGCTGGCCCGGTTCAAGGACCGGCAAGTGATTTCTCCCTGGGCGGAAGAGGATGTGGCCCTGGCTGTCCGGGCCGGGATCATCAAGGGCCTGTCCGGCGGGGACTTTTCCCCGCAGACTTATGCCGACCGCGCCCAGAGCGCGGCGATCCTGAAACGGTTTTTGACTTATATTGATTCCAATACAATGTGA